CGCCATGCACGCGAGGTTCGGCTGCGCGCGCCCGTTGAGCGCGGTGGCGGTGTGCACGAAGCCCTCGTGCTCGATCAGCTGCGCCAGGTCGAGCTCGCTGAACGTGGTCGTGCCCCGGATGCGGACCCGGCGCGATCCCGCGGCCGCCTTCGAGGCGAGCTCCGGGTCGATCTCCACCGTCGGCGCGTCGGGCCCGAAGAAGCTCTCGAACGCGTGGCGCATGCGCACGGCCGCCTCCTCGGCAGGGCACGTTCGCTCGGACTGCGGGATGACGCCCGCGGCCACGAGGTTCTCGGTGTTCTCGAGCAGCAGCTCCGCGGCGCGGCGGTGGGAGAGCTGGCTGCCCGGCATGAGATCGTCCGGCACGCCGTAGAGGAGGCGCGAGCACAGGGTCATGTCCGGGGTCCCGACCGCCTCGAGCATGCGCGCGGCCGTCGCGTAGCTGTCGGCGGTGCGCGCGACGAAGACCTGCATCGGGTCCGACGGATCGACCGCGTCACAGATCGCGTCCAGCTCTCGCCGCACGTCGCCGAGGTCTCGCGGCGTCGGGGTGACGTCGGGGAGCTGCGGCTCGCCCTGCCGCCACGAGATCAGGAAGCGGCGGAGCGTGCCCTCGGGCCAGCTGAGCGAGCTGAGGACGCGCACCTCCCGGGCCACGCTCACGAGGCGCGCGTCGAGGTCTCGGAGATGCTCGAGGGTCACCCGCGTGGAGTGTGTCAAGTGCGACCGCGGGTCAAGAGCGGGGCTGCTTCTTCCCCGCTCTCGGAGCCCTCGGCGGCGCCTCCCTCTTCGGTCGGTCCGTCCTCGGCGTCTGCGTCAGCGTCTTCGGCGTCTGCGCCCTCGGCGTCTGCGCCCTCGGCGTCCTCCGCGAGCTCGTCCTCCGACGTCTCCGCCTCTTCCGCCGCCGCCTCTTCCGCCGCCGCCTCCTCCTCGGCCGCGCGCTCGCCGCGGCGCACCGAGAGGATCGGCACGTCGTCCGCGAACGGGCTGTCGGCGCGCACGAAGAGGGTGACCGTGTCCCCGGGCGCCACGAGCTGCGCGACGTCGTCCGGGCGCTCCGAGAACGTGGCGAGGATCGTCTCGTCTTCGGCCTGCAGCATGAGCACGAGCCGCTCGTCCTCACGGCGCTCCTCGAGCACCACCGCCTCGATCTCGTCGCCGTCGAGGCCCAGGCCCTCGGCGAAGTGCGCGTTGCC
This genomic interval from Sandaracinaceae bacterium contains the following:
- a CDS encoding flavohemoglobin expression-modulating QEGLA motif protein, which codes for MTLEHLRDLDARLVSVAREVRVLSSLSWPEGTLRRFLISWRQGEPQLPDVTPTPRDLGDVRRELDAICDAVDPSDPMQVFVARTADSYATAARMLEAVGTPDMTLCSRLLYGVPDDLMPGSQLSHRRAAELLLENTENLVAAGVIPQSERTCPAEEAAVRMRHAFESFFGPDAPTVEIDPELASKAAAGSRRVRIRGTTTFSELDLAQLIEHEGFVHTATALNGRAQPNLACMALNAPRTTATQEGIATLAELTTRAIDIARLRRLALRTVAIHQALEGADYIDIFRFFLEEGQSEAESARSAMRVFRGGDVRGRVAFTKDVVYLCGLVAVHTFLRKAIAESRPHLVRRLFAGRLALPDVFLLDGAFARGDVIEPRYVPDWATDLHRLAAYLAFSAIVNRVDLGTVELEGLLADGH